The nucleotide window CAACCGAGTGGTCTTCCACTATTACCTCATTCAGAGACTAGAAAATCATCAAGAGAAAAATCAGAGGTATGGGATCACTTTGAAAAATATGATGATGTGGTTGAGAGTGTGAGGATGAGAGCAAATCTTCGATATGTAAAAAAAGAGCTAGGTGCAAGTGTGAAGAAGGATGGGAGAAAAATCGAGTGGTCTTCCATGATTACCTCATTCTGAGACTAGAAAATCAtcaagagaaaaatagaaggTATGGGATCACTTTGAAAAATATGATGATGTGGTTGAGAGTGCGAGGATGAGAGCAAATCTTCGATATGTAAAAAGAGAGCTAGGTGCAAGTGTGAAGAATGATGGGAGAAAAATCGAGTGGTTTTCCATGATTACCTCATTCTGAGACTAGAAAATCATCAAGAGAAAAATCGGAGGTATGGGATCACTTTGAAAAATATGATGATGTGGTTGAGAGTGTGAAGAAGGATGGGAGAAAATCTTCAATGTGTAAAAAGAGAGCTAGGTGCAAGCAGTGGCGAAGACAGGAATCTTACCACAAGGGGTCTTAGTGTAATAgtccaaataaaaatttaggatggaaaaaaatattgaaaatgaaatcatagtactttcattcataattcataacgGAAACAACATTACAAGCTATAATTGTCCGCTTGAAGATTACCCAAAACACCATCTAATTGACTTTGTCTTGAACTTGGAGTTCTTGAACGACCAACATTATTTGAACTATCAACATTATCCAAACTACCCGAACCCGATGATGACTTTCTCTTAAAAAACCATTCCATAATAATTCTACATatacaaaataatcaaaataaatactcACAATATAAACAAACCATCAACATAATGAAAATAGATatgaattggatttcaattaaattaaatatattctacatatacaaaataatgaaaataaaaactcacaaTATAAACAAACCATcaatataatcaaaataaatatgagttggatttcaattaaattaaatatattctacatatacaaaataatgaaaataaaaactcacaaTATAATCAAACCACcaatataatcaaaataaatttgaattgggtttcaattaaattaaatatatcatACATAGTAACATAGGGTTTAGAACTTACttgaattgtgaaatttcACAATTAGAATGAGTAAAACAAAGAGAGTAACTGGCAGCACCACCACACGGCGATGACACGGTAGCACAGAGGCACCCCAGTGGCTGCAGCAAGGGAGGAGATGGAGTTAAGGGTTTAGGGGAGTTGGGAACTTAGGGTttggaagagaaaacaaaaaaaattgggggtTTAGAATTGAGGAATTTGTGCTGTGGAGAGAAGGATACGCcggtaatttctttttttcttttttttttcctttttttggtttcagaCCTAGCCTAAAACGAtgtcgttttggccaggtcattttttttttaaaaagtcccTCACGCAGCCTTCTTCTCCAGTTGCAAACTCTTCCTTCTTTCAGTCATTTCGTCGACCACTTGGTATGCAGCTCCAAGGGACCTCTAAGCTAATTTTCATGGCTTCTATAGGGTTTAGAGAATAACTGGCAGCACCACCACACAGCGACAACACGGTAGCACAGAGACACCCTAGTGGCTGCAGCAAGGAAGGAGATGGAGTTGAGGGTTTGGGGGAGTTGGGAACTTAGGATttggaagagaaaacaaaaaaaaattgggggtTCAAAATGGAAGAATTGGTGTCGTGGAGAAAAGGATACGCTggccatttctttttcttttcttttctttttttggtttcagaCCTggcccaaaacgacgtcgttttggccaagtcatttttttttattttataaaaacagtCCATCGCGCAGCCTTCTTCTCCAATTGCAAACCCTTCCTTCTTCAATCATTTCGTCAACCACTTGGTGTGCAGCTCCAAGAGACCTCTAAGCTAATTTCCATTGCTTCCATAGGGTTTAGAACTTACttgaattgtgaaattttACAATTAGAATGAGTAAAACAAATAGAGTAACTGCAGCACCACCACACGGCGACGACACGGTAGCACAGAGGCACCCCAGTGGCTGCAGCAAGGGAGGAGATggagtttagggttttgggggAGTTGGGAACTTAGGGTttggaagagaaaacaaaaaaaaaattgggggtTTAGAATGGAGGAATTTGTGCTGTGGAGAGAAGGATACGATGgcaatttccttttcttttttttttttttttgtggtttcaAACCTGGCccaaaatgacgtcgttttgggcaagtcattaaaaaaaaccgtCCCTCGCGCAGCCTTCTTCTCCAGTTGCAAACCCTTCCTTCGTTCAGTCATTTCATCGACCACTTGGTGTGCAGCTCCAAGGGACCTCTAAGCTAATTTCCATGGCTTCCAAGAGGTCGTGCAACCCCATTGTGGCTTCGCCACTAGTTGCAAGTATTGCTCTATTACTTATGTCGCAGACCCCAACTTGAATGGGACATCAAGTTTGAGGAAACATATTGAGTCTCTATGTAAGAAATACCCCAGAAGGGTTGACAATGATAAAAGACAAAAGATTTTGTCTTTTGACCAAGCACTTGATAGTCTTTCAACAATCAGGCATACTAAAGAAGATTGGCTAAGATCTTGTGTAGAAATGGTAGTGATGGATAAGTTGCCTTTTAGTGTGGTTGAAGGTAAAGGGTTTAGGAGATTTTGTTAATCATTGAAACCTCATTTCCAAGTGTCATCTCGTAGGACACTTGTAAGACATTTTATAGTTATGTATGATGAGATGAAACAAAAGTTGAAATGATAATTAGCATCACATAAAGTGTGCCTCACAACGGACACTTGGACAAATGTTCAAAACATAAATTACATGGTGATCAAGGCACACTTTATAAATGGTGAATGGAATTTGCACAAAAgagttttgaacttttgtgTCATTACTAACTACAAGAGGAACTCAATTGGTAAACTTCTTGAGACTTGTTTGCTTCATTGGGATTTAAAGAAGATACTCGCAATCACGGCCGATAATGCTTCTTCAAACATGAAAGCAATAAATTACTTGAAGTCAAAGATAGGTCATTGGAAGAATGGTAGTCTTGTGTTGGAAGGAAAGTACATGCATGTGAGGTGTTGTGCTCATATTGTCAATTTGATTGTTCAAGATGACTTGAAAAAACTAGAGAAAAGCATATTGTCAATAAAAAATGCGTTTAAATATGTAAGATTTTCTCCACAAATATTAGAGGAATTTAAATTTGTGTTTTGAAAGAGCGAATTACAAAGGGCTTGTATGTTGGATATTCCAACTAAGTGGAATTAAACATATATGATATTGGATGCCGCTTTAAGGTTTGAAAAAACCTTTGTGAGAATgggagaagatgatgatgccCCATTTGTATCTTGGTTTGGTGAAGATGAACCGGTTAGAGAAGATGAGGGGATGGTTGCATCTAGACCTAAAAAGAGGGTAAGGCCACCAACTAAGGAAGATTGGAGAAATGCTCTtacctttgtcaattttttaaagGTCATTTATGATATGATATTGAATATGAGTGTTTCTTTACATCCATCAAGTGCTGTTAATTGGGAATTTctaagttaattgaaatttttattaattttaaaaagatgtATAGGttttaaaagacaaaaaagtgGATAATGTTTATTTAACGGAAAATTTAACAGATTGGACTATATTGGTTAACGGTTTTAAACATGGGGACTAAATTGGTCAAATTGAAAATACATAGACTAAATTGGCCAATAGATAAAACACATGGACCATTTTGGCATTTAAGccttagttttaattttattaaaatctaATATTGTTATGTTAGGGTTAATTGAAAGGGCATGTGTCAAAAATTTAGATAAAGTACAGGGAGGGGACAAACAAAATGGGGACAAACAAAATGGGGACAAAAGATCTAGACTTGGGGTAAAAAGTATGAATAATGATACTCTTACTTCATTTGTATACTATATTCTcataccaccttatgtggcagatattaaaattatttaatattttcttttcttttatgatttattaacacttttaaaaaaactgttaattaaactttctttattaaaatacacttcattgatttaattgatgtggcatatgatatggacatgccacatcatgtgaTATAAAAATGTATGATCAAAATGTGGTAAGTTTAGCATTTctttaaaagtatttatcaAGAAAAATGCTagacttaccacatttttcataccacattgtgtaccacctctctaatatATTAGAGAGGTTATACACAGAGGTGGTATACAATATGgtataaaaaatatgataaacctagcattatttatttatccatGCATTTGAGATCATATGTTTGATTTCCCCACCCTCAACTATCGTTGAAGAAAATCACGGGCCAACTGTGTTGTATTGTAAACTATAAACGAGTCTTCAAGATGCTTGAGCCCAACTTCAGTAAGGCTCTGCTCTCATATATTTGCTTAAGAGCCCAAGGCATAAGTGGGTCTCCCTTGAAACAGTGAACAATCTTAACAAACACCTCAAAAGACCAATTGATTGAGCTGGTAAGAGTAGCCGCAGCTTCCACCTCGATGGCAGAGGATAAAAGGCAATGAGAATTTGAGAAGCAGCAAAGCTCCTGGATTTGAGACTTGAGACATGGATCTTCTCTGCAACGCATACTCAAACGCCTCAGACAacgaagaagaggaagaagaatcGGCTAAACAACCCAGACCCGAAAACTTCACGCCCCCGAATTCGAAGCGGCTCAAACCCGTTAACCCATTTACACATACTAAAACTCAGAATCCTCTGTCGGGCTCAACCCAGTTCCCGGCCCGCCATATAGAAGCTCCGGTTCCTGGTAGATACGTATCCAAGAGAGAGCGCTCTCTCTTGGGTTCCCAACCTACCGCCTCCGACCCGAACCCGGATGCTTTGCTGCTGACAACCTCTCCTGGTACTTTGTTCTTTCCATTTGGAAATATTCATAAATTcacgtttttttatttatttgtagaAACTTAAGAACGTAAATTACtaaatttggaagaaaaagaaatgctcATGACGGGTTCACTGAAGCTTTCAATGTCACATTCATGTGCATATTTGCATAGCATATGCGTATGGTATACTGTTGTAGTCAGtcatgttgttgttgctggCAGTTTTTGGGAGTATTTCGGATTCTGATGTTCCTCGTGATATTAAGTCATTGTTGagaaacaaagcaaaaaaggGTCGTGCACAGCTTGGCCAGATGCCTCAAAGAATGTCTGTGCCTCTAAGCAGACATACCAAAGCTGTTAATGCTGTACATTGGTCACCAACTCATGGTAAGCTCTGCTTGTTCACCAACTCTTGTATTGACACTTACCCTTTTGGATTAGTGGTCTTGTGGCACTGAATTTTGCTATAAAAATTGGTTCTTGGATGCCCTTATAATACTTCTGACGATTAAATTtattggtttattaatttgagTAGAAGGTTGTTTTGTCTATTGTTTAGATTAAATCCTTAAACAAGCAATATTCTATTTTGTATATGCCAGTTGCATTTAAAGCTCACTTGCCTTATTGATCTGTTCATTGGAGTTAGTCTACAGCTCATCTTCTTGCATCTGCTTCGATGGATCAAACAATCTGCATATGGAATGTGTGGAGCAGTGATCAGAAGGTAGCCcgtgttttgaattttcacaATGCTGCTATCAAAGATGTGAAATGGTCGGGGCAAGGGTTGTTTGTGCTTTCTTGTGGATATGACTCCTCATCAAAGCTAGTGGATGTTGAAAGGGGGATAGAGACTCAGGTTTATAAGGAGGATCAAGTTGTTAGTGTTGTTAAATTCCATCCTGATAATTTCAACCTCTTCGTTTCTGGGGGGTCCAAAGGCGGTCTGAGGTTGTGGGATGTTAGAAATGGCAAGGTGGTCCATGAATACGTTCGAGGTCACGATCCCATCCTTGATGTTGAATTCACCACGAATGGCAAGCAGATTATATCGTCTAGTGATGTATCTGGACGCAACCTTAGTGAAAATTCTATTGTTGTTTGGGATGTTTCACGACAAGTTCCACTCTCTAATCAGGTAAGAGACTTCTTCCAGTTCTTGCTTCAATATGTGTTGCAAATGCAGTGTGTTTcatgtatttataaaaattacatCCTTACGCAATTGATTACAGATATGGTTGCCCCTGCATATCCTGTTTATATATTGAGCAGAACTTGTATGTACATTAATTCTGCATTATCCTGTAAGAATTTGCATTCATCCTTGTAACGTTGTTTTACAGTCTTTTTGGAAATCCTCTTCTATTTGACCTTTCTAGATTTCATTATATGTTATCATCTAGTCTTCTGTTCAACGCTTGTGAGACTTGGACCTGCCTATAATGAGTTAATTTGGTTAGCATGCATTGTATACTTAAAATGTAGATATAATACAAGGCCTTTTGTAATTATCTTCTTAATGATGAAAGAGATACTAAAGATGTTGGCTGCATCAGCTCATCTACGTGACACGATTCATGTTGAATATGTTGCACATAATCTGTTCAAGGGTCGTGTCGTAACTATAGAAATTTCCTATGTTAggatctctctcttctttggaGTCATAACACGTGCTTTTTgacatttgaaatatttattagTCAGtagttaaaatattttattttgtactaGATTAGTGATCAGactcattttgattttgattcctGAAAGTTAATAAACATTTAAATTGGAATCATCATGATTCTGCTTCCAATTCCTGGTAGTTAGAAAAACTGAAAAGGCATCATTATGATTCCTATTCTGATTCCTTCTCCATTTGATTTCAAGTAAGCAAAGTAAATAAACATCATGATATGTGCTTGTTTAATGCTCAGAAGGTGATAATTCTCTTTTGGCAGCAAAAAAACCATGGTTGTTGGCAAACATATATTTCAgtatcttttaaatacatcaAGCTCATTGGATTAGAAAGAAGATGTATTCTTATGAAATATTCAGACATGAAAATGAAGTCAGTTTTAAGTGATTCACACTAAATGTTAATTactcatttctttcttttttcaaagaaagatTCTGTAGGAtaggtttaattaattttgttatgcAGGATTTGGTAGTACTATACATATCATAGGAcccatattttttattctgaTACTGAAGCATTAATGAgatcttaatttattttataatacttTTCACTACGTAATGATTAggtttgtttgataaaatgcTTAAGGTTCAACTCGGATATTTCTTGTTGCTCAGTTGCTCTGCTTTCATCACTTGATAATGGTTCTTGCATGGACAGTTTTAATCTGATGTACTCATGTTGGACTCGGGCACTCATCAACTTTCCTTTTGGCACATTACCAAacaattgaataagaatattCTTGGACACATGTCTGATATAAACGATTcacaatttgaaaaacaaacttTTCAGTTTTAAGCATCCAGTGGATTTTTATTCTCATGGCAATACCTATGGAGTACAGAAGTGAAGGGTTCTGAAGCCTTTTAgtctataaaatataatataattattataatgtaaattttgtgtgtcatcatttataatttgaatAGTGTATAGAATATGAATTGACTTCATTCAAATAGGTAATATTCATACGACTTAGTTTTAATTCATTATGTCATAGAAAACGTGTTTTGGCAACTTTTAGTCAGCTCTCATTTTTATAAGTCTTCTTAAATGTGGGTTCCATCACGTCAGGGATATTGATGATAAACTGTTGAAAGTAAGAAACAGTAAATGTTCAATACTTCAGAGTAAGCTCAAACTAGAATTGTTGTACATTGgcttttgaattttctctcaaaaGAGCAATGGTTGAGGGTAGTATATTGTCCTTCAGATAATAATCTTTCTAGAGTAGGATTAAAAAGCTTTTGTTAGCCAATATTGTAAATCATGCAGGTCCATGTACCATTTCCATTTACCTTTGAGAGAAATTGGTTTCAACAGTGGGGTGCTAACATTGCTACTAGTGAAAGAAACGTATgatcaaaatttgaaagcaaTATTTGTAATCAAAACCATAGAACCTAATCGTAGGCAATTGCATAGTAGCTATTATGAGATTAAATTTGCTATGCAATATCAATTGAAACATTGCTCCATGCTGCTCCCTTTTTTGTTGATGTATCGTttttatggtgtgtttactgTATCCACATTTTTTATCATTAATCCGTTTTTCTGCTATCTGTTCAACCATTTTTCTGCGACATGTTCGATCATTAATCACATAGCTTCATGCGTGTTCCACATAGCTTCATGCATGTTCCATTCCCTTAGGTTGAGGTCCTATAAAACTGATATTCCCTCTGTAtcaggtttatgtggaagccTACACATGTCCCTGTGTGAGATGCCACACATTTGAACCATTTTTCGTTGCCCAGTCAAATGGTAATTATATTGCAATCTTCTCTTCAATCCCCCCCTTCAAGCTGAACAAGTACAAGAGGTATGAAAGCCATGGGGTATCAGGATTTCCCATTAAATGCGTGTTTAGCGTGGATGGGGAAAAGCTAATCTCGGGCTCCTCTGATGGGTCTATATACTTCTACGACTATAGGTCTTCTGAGCTTGTCAGAAAAATCAAGGCATATGAGCAGGCTTGCATTGACATTGCTATCCACCCCAGCATACCTAATGTGATTGCTTCATGCAGTTGGAATGGAGAGGTTTCAGTGTTCGAGTAAGATGGTCTGTATAAACTTTCTTCCTTACAAGGCAGTCTTTGATTGTCTAAGAAAGAGATCAGTGATGTTGCAAGCAATTTCCTACATGTAATAGCCAAGAGGAATTGGCGCtgaaaaattgaatgaaaaattaaaaaggagaaaaatgtggaattgaattttctccttttttgcGTTTGCTTTCTTCCAGAAATTCTCATATGCGGACACCATATATTTTATACTATCCCTCCCTCATTTCCACCCCCACACGATAATAACACGCGGATGTTAGGATGACATAATAACTTTGCTTTCTTGTCctattgattttattttgtacttctaaaCTACTTGTCTAGGATTTGAATTATTGTATCGTTCCTTCTTTCCCTTAGGGATTGTGGGTTCATTTATCCTATTGTAGATCTTTTATCCTATAAATTAGGCTCCAAAAAAGGCCATGTCACACTACACATTTCACATCAGACATTTATTAGTGTTTGATAAATGTGGATTTGGAGCTCCGCAAAGTTCTACTTTTCTTTAAAACTTTAAGGATATGATTTGTGAAAGTGCTGAAAATTTTATCATGTCTGAGTTGACACCAATGAATTAACATCATGTATTGTTCAATCAAAGAGGCCATCATAAATCACAATTAATGTAAAAATTGCCAATTCATGACAAATATCATCCACATTGTTGCAAGATGCCGTGTTACGCACTAGCAAGCAAACTCAGCAGCGATTTGGTCTACATATCAGTTAAACTATCACTTTCACCTTGTAGCATGCCTGTCAATGCAAATCAATGAACCCATTTGACACCACCTTCACTTTGTGGCACAACTCATTGAGCATGCTTTTTAGAGCCTCCTTTTTTTTAGGGTTGGGATTCAATGAAATTTGCTTCTGTCATCACTGGCCCTCACCGTgaagaaaaacttaaataCCCTATAGTGACAAGGCGTGTGAGTTGTTTACTTGATGAATGTTATAGACGCATATGTTTCATTTCTCcgttaattgaaaattttaactcGTATTTTTTAGGGTTGCGATATCATGAAATTTGATTCTGTCATCATTGGCCCTCAACATGAAGAAAAACTTACATACACCATAGTGACGATGCGTGTGTAAGGTTTTTACTTGATGAGTGTTGTAGAAAGATGTTTCATTCATCTGTTACATGGAAGTTTTCCTCTTAACATAACTACCAAGGTAAATGCATAGACATTAATTAAGTCCTCAAAGACGGATCAATTGTTGAATTTGAGAGAAGAAACAAAGTCTATATATAATAAACAAGAAACTTTGCTTAATCTAGGATGAATGTTGAGGAGGAttttgaatcaaaaaaatgaCGGTGTTGAAGGCGGTTCATTGCTGTTAGGTATGGGGCAATCTGGCAATGGTGCAGTTGATAGCAATGTCTAGGTGCTTCTAACTTACACCTACCATCAAAGAACAGAAATATGATTCGATTAAGAGGGGCTGTGTGGGGGCAAACTCAAAACTGTGCTTTTCCTCATCATCCACCTCCCTTTCATGAAAGGAgggggagaagagaagagaagggggGGCCAAAAGGAAACTAAACAAGACACAATTATGCAATTCCCTTTTTCATTCTTTATGGGGGTCAATTTGCAGGGGGACATAACACACCACTTCTCTCCCTTTTTAGATGCATTTGCAAATGGGACCAAGCCCCTATAAACCCCTATCTTTCAACACCACCTCagaaacacaaacacacacacacatacacagaGACAGacagaagaagcacaaacccataagaaaaaaccaaccaaCAATTCTCACCaaattcaatataaaattattaaacaaaatcaaaagcatGCTTATATCTCCATTTTCCATAGCACTATCCAGACACACCAGCAATTCTTCAAAACATTCATGGTCCACATGCAACCCCCTCTTAAAACTGTTTCTATTGGAAAATATGGCAGCTAACCCTAATCCCATTTAAAGCAAAGGAACACATTCATACAGCCTACTTGCCCATCTGCATTGTTTATTTTCAACCTTCATATGAATATGCTCCCCACCTTACCTGGTCTCAAGCAcccaattttctctctctacaatcttatttctctctttttattaATTGTCACACCATTAATCCATAAGCATATGGGAAAAGCTAAAGCTATAGCTAAAAAGTTAGAAGCTGAAAATGGGAAGCTCAAGTATTTTTTTGCCCCTACTCCTCCACAAGTCCATATGACTGCAATCATTATCTAAAAGAGATACTTCTTTTTGATAAAaagtatataaataattttttaaaaaaaattatgtgtaCTTGTGGTCAAGCGGGTCTTCGCACCATGAGGCCCCCGCCAGCCTGCCTCTATAGGGACATGAAACGATGGGCTGAAAGGTTTTACCTTAGCCAATTGATCTTTAGGATTGGACATGAACTTCATGGTCCTAATCAAATTgatgcttttgcttttgattagggaacaaaaaacaaaattataggGAATCTAAGCTCATGCTTAACGATGCATAATCGTTGCTTTGGAATCACAACCCCTCCCCCACCCTTTCCCGGCCACACACATTTTTCACTCTCCttcattattattgtttttttttattttaatataagcaatagtctaaattttataaagagaTTAAGGGTAGaactatgaattttttaacgAGTAGTCTAGCTAAAATTATTAGCttaaatgatatttttatattttttttgtacttacaatttctatagtcTTTCTAGAAGTAAAAGTaaacattaaatcatataaatcacGTTAGTTCGCAGCTCCATTAACTAAGTTCCAACAAgctttattatataaaaaatatatattaaatgcaatcgaaaaacacatattatcaaaataaaaatatgttcaACAATAGAATTGTAAGTGTATCTATGTTAGTGAGTATTTTTATTGCTTGCATGCCACTAAattcataaacaaaaatattttttttttggactttattAAGTTAATATATACTGGGCtaatatttaaaacaaattaaaaatgtaGGTTTGATGGagagaaaccctagcccctTCTTTCCTTAAAAACACTCCTAGAGccgttttcaatttgaaagggggggagggggaagCCATTGTTCCTCCCCTATCCCCTCTTGTCTTCTTCCATTCTCCTCTTTTCTACATTCTTCTCGCTGGGTTACATCCCACTGTAGTTCTTAGTGTGATTCTATTAGTGAAGAAGATAGAATTTTCTCGTACACATATTATCAAAGAATCATGAGAATTTAAAGCTCTACAAGTCAAAAAGAATTTCCATTGAATTAAATCTCATCTCAttaattatctttttgttgCATTTCTTTATGGATATTTGTGATCTATCTTGTCAAGTTCTTGTTTCTGTTTTCAACTTTAGATAAATGTTTATCCTCTCCTACATGCTAGACCATAATcaaaatgttttattttcgACACAAAGCGTAACATATATCGATATCACCAACCCCTCTTCCAATCCTGGCCTTGAAAAGTAGCCGACAGACTCATATTTATTAGCCATGTGATTTGTGGCCTCAA belongs to Prunus persica cultivar Lovell chromosome G4, Prunus_persica_NCBIv2, whole genome shotgun sequence and includes:
- the LOC18780889 gene encoding WD repeat-containing protein 25 encodes the protein MDLLCNAYSNASDNEEEEEESAKQPRPENFTPPNSKRLKPVNPFTHTKTQNPLSGSTQFPARHIEAPVPGRYVSKRERSLLGSQPTASDPNPDALLLTTSPVFGSISDSDVPRDIKSLLRNKAKKGRAQLGQMPQRMSVPLSRHTKAVNAVHWSPTHAHLLASASMDQTICIWNVWSSDQKVARVLNFHNAAIKDVKWSGQGLFVLSCGYDSSSKLVDVERGIETQVYKEDQVVSVVKFHPDNFNLFVSGGSKGGLRLWDVRNGKVVHEYVRGHDPILDVEFTTNGKQIISSSDVSGRNLSENSIVVWDVSRQVPLSNQVYVEAYTCPCVRCHTFEPFFVAQSNGNYIAIFSSIPPFKLNKYKRYESHGVSGFPIKCVFSVDGEKLISGSSDGSIYFYDYRSSELVRKIKAYEQACIDIAIHPSIPNVIASCSWNGEVSVFE